ATTTCATTTCCCGCTTTTGTAATAACCGAAACTAATTTTTCGTTTTCAAATCCAAATGAAGTAACTTCACTACGTTTATAGGCTTCACCACCAAATTCCTTTAATTTTTTAATCAATAATTTGGCAATTTGACTCCCTCCATTTACACATCTATATGAACTTTGTATATAAGAGTTTACCGATAAAGCATGTACATAAAATGGCGTTTTATCTTTGTCACCAGCATATAAAAAATTAGAACCAGCCAACACCGACTTTAGTTTTTCATTATCAGTTATGCTATCTAAAAAATCGCTGATTTTTAGACTAAGCAGCGAAGTGTTATCATAATAGGTATCTCCAGGTTTTAAATTATACAGTGGAAAACTATTACAAGTTGCTCTGATCTTATCACAATACGATTGAATAGCATCGGTATCTTTAGGGAATTTTTGACTCAATTGAGTAATAAAATTGTCATAACCTTGTGCGTGTGGATATTCAACCTTGTCATTATCAAAAGAGATAACATCGTATTGATTTTCATCCATTTTCTTCAATTTTAGTCCATCCATGATGCCTAAATAATTGAAATAACGATAAAGATTTTGACCTTTATCTAAGCCACCAATGTAATGTACACCGGTATCAAAAACACTTTTATCTCTAGAAAATATCTGTAAATTACCGCCGTATTGATTGTTTTTTTCGAGCACACAAACACTTTTGCCTTCGCGAGCCAAAATATTTGCAGATACGAGTCCGCCCAAACCACTTCCAATAATTACTACGTCGTATTTTTCTTTCATTGCACTACTTGTATTGTAAGACCAAATGAATAATGGATTGGTCTTGATACTGCATTTGATAACCTTTATCTACAAACGCAGCTAATAAAGCATCATTTTGGACCAAAAGCACATTTTGTACCTTCATTTCTAATAGGGTCTTAATATCTGAAATATCGCTAATTTTAGCTGAAATCACCAAAATATCCGCCTTTTTTGATAAAATTTGACCAAAATCGTTCAAATAATCAACATTTCGATGCTGATTAGTATAGCAGTTTTTGGCGATTGTGCATTTTTCTTTATCTGAGATATAACTTGTTATTTTTCTATCTAAAAAACGAGACACTAACAAGATATCTAATTGCCCAAAGTCATTGGCTATATGTACAATAGTTGCTTTTGCTGGTAGACGATCAGAAACCTTTTGATAAAGCATATTATTTTCCTTAAAATCATTTTTAACAGCATTGAAAAGAGTTGCCCCTTTATAGCGATAATTACTAAATAAGATGTCCTTAAAATAATCAGCATCTTCAATACCATCTCTCACTTTCTGAAACTCTTGTTTATAAAACGCTCCTATTTTCTTGGTTCGTTCACGGTCAGTACTTCCAAATGCAGGATCATCATAGGCAATCCGTTTACCTACAACCACTGTCAAACTACCATCATAAATGATAAGGTCGCGTTTGGGGAGCACTTCTGAGTTTCCATGTAAGTATAATGGTAAAATATCCAATTCTAATTGCTGAGCCAGGAAAAATGCCCCTTTATGAAACCGTCCAATTTTATTGGTAAAGGAGCGTCTTGCTTCTGGAAAGACGACCAAACAATACCCTTGACGGATTTTCTCTTTTAAATGTTCTAAACTACCATCTACACCACTTGACACCGGATAAAACCCCGCAACCTTAGCTAGTAAACCGAATACAGGTGATTTATATACCCAATCATTTACCAAGTAAATAACATTTGGTGTGGTCATTCCAATCGTTAACGTATCTAAAAATGAGGCGTGATTGGAAATAATTATCGCAGGTTTATCAAACTTCTCATGATGAGGATTTTCAACTTTCTTTTTCACAAACGGATTGCCATACAAAGTCGCAGTTACCATTTTTGCCATGGTGTTGTGCAACCACTTCATCTTCTTTTTCTTAGAAACAGGAATGATTGGTAAAATGGTCATACTTATTAGTGATAAAATCATCCCGCCAAGGCCATAAAAAGTAAACAGCAACATTGCGTGAAGAAAAGTCCGCAATCGTAATGGAGCCACCCCCTTTTTAGTCCGCCAACCAATAACAAAATTAAACAGTAATGGCTGAATGGTAAAAGCAATGAGTACGGCAGATAAAATACCAATAATAGAAACAACAGAAATGGATTTTAATGCTGGATGCTTGGCGAAAATCAACACGCCTACCCCTAAAATAGTGGTAATTACCGATAATAAAATAGACGTTTTATACGTCGGCAATTCCTTTACACCATAGGTATGTTTTTTTAACAAGCCATTGGTTATAAAAATACTATAATCAACTCCCAGTCCAAAAATGAAGGTAGAAATAATAATATTAAAAACATTAAAATGAATACCGAACAAGCCCATGACACCAATAGTAACCAACCAAGTTAATGCTATGGGAATAATAGTAATCAGTGTAAGCTCTATGCTTCTATAAAATAGCAATAAAATAAGTACAACCGCCAATAAAGAATAGCCGATAAGCTTATTGAAATCATCTTTTAAATTACCTAAAAACGTTTCATTAATATGTTGACGATCAATAACCACCGTTTGTGGTAATTGATCAAAGGTAGACACCACCTCCTTTACATTTTCGGGACGAACTTTCACCATAGAAACCACCGTTGCAAAAGAAGTGTCGTTTGAAATAAATTCATCTAAAAAAAGCGATTTCAATTGGCGATAGTCCTGATAAGAAATTACAGAAAAATTACTTTCTAACTGCTTATAAAAACGATTAAAAGTAGTTGGTTTAAATCCTATTGCGGTTCCACTTTCAATAAGGTTTTCTTTTACGAATTGCTTTTTATCTGCCGTCCAAAATTGACGCCATTGTTGTATTTTCTGGTTTTGTAACTGCTCTGAAAGCACTAAAGAACCTACAGAACTAAAACTCAATATTGAATCTTTTAACTTATAATCTATCAGGTCTTTATAAATAGCATCATTAGCCAATAAGGCTTCATCTACAGAATTTCCATAAGCCGTAACGTATATTGATTTAGATGCCATATTCAATAAGGTATCTAACTTTTTCTCTGTCTTTTTTAAGGCTTCCGTTTGATAATTCATTTTTGAAATATCCTGATCAAAAATAACATTACGATAGGTAAAAAGACTGATTACAAAAACAATTAGCAATCCGAAAACCAACACCTTGTTATGTTGAAATTTATACCTTGCCACCTTATCAATAAGTGTTGCTTTTGAATGCCTTTTTTCTGTTTTAAAACGATACAAATGTGGAATGAGCAACAACGCAAAAACAGAGGCACTTAAAACACTAACAGAAGCAAATATTCCTAATTCCTTAAGAGCTTCTGACTTTAGAAATAATAAGCATAAAAAGGCCATGGCTGTGGTAATACTGCTCATTAAAATGGGCTTGGCAACATCTTTATACAATTGCTTTACATCATTATTATTTCTAAAATGAGTGAGTATATGTAAGGCATAATCTAATGTAATACCCAATAAAACAGAACCTATACCTAATGAAATGGCAGAAATCTGACCTTTTACTACATATAAAACAACTACCGCCAATAAGGCTCCGAAAATAGTTGGAATAAAGAGAATAATGGGAATTAACAACTTTCTATAAAAGAAAATCAGAATCAATACCAATACCGATAATGCAATACTTATGGTAAATTGAATGTCATTTTTAATTTGTGAGGCGTTAGCTACTGCAATTACTGTAGAACCATAATATTCACTAGAAACAGACTTATTGTACTTGACGTTCAATGCCTCTTGAATACGAAACAATTGTTCTACAAACTTTGTATTGTTTGCGGTTTCATTGGCTGCTAATTCTGGCACAATAAACAGTAAAAGGTTTTTATGGTCTTTACTGACTAAAAACCCGTTGTGTATTTCAAAATTGTCGTCTACTTTTAATTGTTCTAACTTTTTTAAGCCTAGAAAAGTAATGCCTAATGGATCTTTTAAAATGGTTTTTTTCGCAATGATACCTGTTGGAGAAATGAGCGTTTTGTAGTTTGCTTTGGTAATGGCATCAATACTATCTTTTTGCAACCGACCTTCTATCTGTTCATAATCAGCATCAGTTAAGAACAATGGTAGGTTCTGATTGATAAAACCAAGGGTTTTATCAATGGCGTCATCTCCTATTCTACCCTGTACTTCTTTGATAAATTCGCTACTTTGTTTTTGAATGCTATCTATATATTCACTGGCATAAACAGTTAATTCATTAACATCAGCTTTATTTTTAGCTTCAAGATAGACAATGATTTTATCGGCAAATTTTACATTTTGAAGGACTTTATTAGTGATGTCAGATTTTTCAGAATTGGGTATTAATTTGGTTATATCTTCTTCAAATTGCAGTTTAGAAGCTAAAAACCCTAGTAAAAATAGTAACAACACGAAGATACTGGCAAAAAGTATCTTTTGTTTTTGCAATACACGATACGTCTTATAAAAGAAATTATCCATGTTTTACTTTCTTTTTGTTACCCGTTTTAATCTGTAAATAAATAAAGCCCGCCAATCCAAAAAGCACAGCCATAATAAAAGCTAAGGCAAAACTCCCCAAAATGTATTGGAAAAGATACACCCCAATTTTAAAATTTTCATCAATTTGATGTAAATCTAAGCTTCTTCTTCCCAACATAAAACCACCCAACTTTAAACTTCCATAAAGAATGAAAGGAATAAAAATAGGGAAACTAACATTTGAAAAGGCAAAACTAATGACCTTATTTAATTTTAAGGCTGCTGCAACTACAATGGATAAAATAGAATGGAATCCCCAAAAAGGTGAAATTCCAATAAATGTACCGAGAGCAATGGAAAGTGATTTTTTTATATTTGAATCTTCGCTTCCAATTAAATCTTCTTTAAAGAATCGTTTGAATCCCTTCTCTTTAAATTTTCTATAAAAATCGCGTGGTTTAATGTAGACAATAGCAATTGTAAACAACCATGTATTCATAGCACTAATACGTATAAAGTCTTTGAAGGGTCTGTAATGTGAGACACGCTCGTCAGGGTCATACAATACACGTATGGGTATGTTTTTAACTTCAATGCCATTCCACGATGCTTTTACAATCACCTCTACTTCAAACTCGAATTTAGTACTTAAAAATTTTATTTTGTTGATCTCTTTAACGGGATACAATCGAAATCCCGATTGTGTGTCTTGCAATGTAAAACCTGTTTCTGCCCAATACCAAAAGTTAGAAAACTTATTGGCAAAGCTATTTTTTCTCGGCATGCCTTTGGCGTTCAAATTTCGAGCACCAATTAATAGTAAATCTTTCGTTTCAGAATTTTCTAGCTCTTCAAGAAACAGTGGAATATCATCTGGATAATGCTGTCCATCAGAATCAATAGAAATGGCATAATCAAAACCTAAGGCTTCTGCTTTATGCAACCCCAAACGTAAGGCGTTGCCTTTCCCTTTATTTTTTTCTAAATGTATTTGGGTGAGTTTCGGATAATGAGTTAGAATCCTTTTAGTTGAATCCGTTGCACCATCATTGATGATAATAATTTGATTGGTGTAATATAAAACACCTTGAATAACACGATCTAACGTAGCTTGGTTGTTGTAGGTCGGAATAAGGACACAACAATTGAAATCGGTTATTTTTTGAGCTATTTTCTCGGGATTTTGCACGAAACGTTAAGGACTACATTAAAGCTTCGAAATTACAGTTTTTTCTTCGGTTGAAAAAGCATTGGATTGTGAAACATAACCTCTAATATGTTTCTTTAATGCTGTATTTCTTATATGTGGCAATTGACTATAAATAAAGGTTTTATCTTCATCTATATTGGTTTTATATTTTAATAATTTTGGGGAGTTCTCTTGAACACTTAAACGAATGAGTCTCAATTCAACGTTATTTGTATTATTTGCAATCACCGTTTCTAGCATTGCCGCTCCCTTTTTAAAATACTCTTTTTTGTCTTTTATTTTAGATTCAAACTTTGCTTTTACCGTTAAAGAAGCTGCTTTATAACCCACCAGTGTTGCATCATCAGTAACCTTAACGCTTTCCAATTTTTGGTAGAAGTCCTTAGCGACCTCCTCAGAATTTGCAGATTTTATATAGAGCTCGCGTATTTCTGGTACGGTAGGTTTAACTGTGATTGCTATAAAAAATGATATGTATAGTACTAATTTTGTCATGTTTTTACTTGTTGTTTTTTACTACCCCTTAATAGACATTAAACTTTTACTAGCATCACTGGGTTCTCGATACGATGCATTGTCTTCTCAGGAACCCGAATCTTTCTATGAGTATTACTCGGTTCTCGATACGATGCTTTATCTTCTCGGGAACCCGAATATTCCCATTTGCATCACTCGAACGGACGCGTATGTGCTAACGTCACTTCGAGTGTTTTCTTCATTGCGATAGCGTTGAAGAAAATGTATCGAGAAGTATTTTTTTCTAAAACTATCGATACGATGCTTTGTCTTCTCAAAAACCCGAAACTTTCTACTAGCATCACTCGGTTCTCGATACGATGCTTTGTTTTCTTAGAAAACCCGAAACTTTCTAATAGCATCACTCGAACGGACGAGTATGTACTAACGTCACTTCGAGTGTTTTCTTCAATGCGATAGCGTTGAAGAAAATGTATCGAGAAGTCGCTATTATTAAACTTCTCTATAAAGACCATTAAATTTTAGAGCTACTGTGTCGCCCATTTTAGTAATATTCTTTACTTTAAATTTACCTTCCTCTTCAGTGATATTCAAATTTAATACCAAAGTGTTATTTTCTTCAGGATTAATCAACGCCATAAATTTAATATTGCTCGATTTTTCCATAAACAACTTTTTCTCCAACGCTTTTTCCGTCAATTCTTTGATGATTTGAATCATGCAAACACCAGGCATTACCGGATTACCAGGAAAATGACCATTAAAAATATCATGATCTTTATTTATGAAAATTTCAGAAACCAATTGACCTTCTGTAAATTCAAAAGACTGAACTGTATATAAATTTTTGAGTAACATTTTATAACGTATTAATAGTTGGTAAAAATAGAATTTCTTTTTGAATTGATATCCGTTTGTTTATTTTTAAGAGGTCTTACTCCTATAGGTCTCCAATCTCGTTTTGAGCAGCATGCTAATCAATACGCTTCAATTTAATTTTTAGCTTCATATTCTTATGGTCTATTAAAATGTTTTCAGCTATTTTACCTTTCTTACTCTCAAAGGTGAAAATAATTTTTTCTTTGGATTTAGAAGCATATAAAATACGTACCAACTGTTGGTTTTTCTTACTGATATAATAGTAATTAAATCTTTTATTATCAACTAATTGAAAAATAGTAGCTGCTGTGGTTCGATAGGTTTTATCAACTCGAATTTCTTCTTGGAGTAAAATTTTAAAATCCTTTTTTAAGGTATTGATGAGTATTTTCTTATTAAGGTCATCCGCGATAAAGTTGATGGTAAACACATCATTTTTAAGTTCCATATCCATCATTTTAGAACCAAATTCTGTGGCAAAAACGACTCTATGATGCTCAGTTGCTAATTTTTTAATGATTAAAAGACCACCAAAAGTTCGTCCATACACTTCAAAATTTGCCTTATAAACATAATCTTTAGAATGATCTGCGAAATAAGGATTTTTATACTTTTCTACTGAATTTTCCACAAGCACAAAATCTTTTGTAGAGGCTACAGTACAAGAAGTGAACAGTAAAATTACGATAAAACTAATTCCTAAAAACCTCATCTTTTATCACTTGGTTTTCTTTTCGGTTTTTAAATACAATTTGTGTGTAATCATCAGAAGGTTCTATCATTCGCACCTCAACCACCGTATGTTTTTGCGTATCGAAATGCAACACAAATTGTTTGATGTATTTTTTAAGTTCCTCATCTTTAGAATCAAACGTAACAATATACGCTTCAGCGTTTTTAGAGAAATTCATAGTAAATTCAGCAGCATCAAACATATCACCACGAATACTTTTTACAATGAGCTGATTCAATTTTTTAAACAATTGGTTTGAGCCAATATTGACATCGCTCCTTTTCCCCTCGTCATTAATTAACAGCTTGTCTTCCTTGAAAATAACACTATACTGAAAAGGACTTGTATATGACCATTTTACCAAATTTGGCGACTTAAACTGCATTTTTCCTGAAGTTTTAATGTCATTTGACAAAAACTCCATGTGTTTGTATTGATCAAAATCGCTACCGATTGTCTTTGTTTTTTGGGCAACTGCTTTTACACGTTGTTTAAAGTTTGTAATTTCTTGAGCAGTCATCGCATTTTGTGCGAAGCTTGCTGTTCCAAGACATAAGAAAAGGATAAGTATTAATTTAGGCATATGCTTCAATTTCAAATAATTCATCTACCGTTACGGTTTCATAGTGATGTTCTTGTAAAAATAACAATAATTGTTCCAAAACCACAACAGTCCGTTTACTAGAATCATGTAATAAAATAACATCACCAGCTTTTAGGTTCTTTGTAATTCTATTGAGAATCTTTTTGGGTTCTTTTATTTTTGTATCCAAAGACCTCACATTCCATCCTACAACTTGAAGATTCGTTTGTTTAATTGCGTTTTTTATGGCAGGATTAGTAATTCCAAAAGGGGGTCTAAACAACTTGCAATTCACTTTTATTAAATT
The nucleotide sequence above comes from Aureibaculum algae. Encoded proteins:
- a CDS encoding phytoene desaturase family protein, which produces MKEKYDVVIIGSGLGGLVSANILAREGKSVCVLEKNNQYGGNLQIFSRDKSVFDTGVHYIGGLDKGQNLYRYFNYLGIMDGLKLKKMDENQYDVISFDNDKVEYPHAQGYDNFITQLSQKFPKDTDAIQSYCDKIRATCNSFPLYNLKPGDTYYDNTSLLSLKISDFLDSITDNEKLKSVLAGSNFLYAGDKDKTPFYVHALSVNSYIQSSYRCVNGGSQIAKLLIKKLKEFGGEAYKRSEVTSFGFENEKLVSVITKAGNEIKGDLFISNIEPKFTVKMLGNDRLRKSYTNRISNIESVISAFSIYIVFKPKTFKYMNYNYYHFKNYKKVWTAADYDAKSWPEGYMVSMSVKQNRNEWAENMTAITYMHYDEVEQWENTFNTVAEKGERGQTYEQFKAEKIELMLVELEKKFPNIRDCILSVYASTPLSYRDYIGVNRGSMYGYVKDADSPMKSFLSPKTRLKNLLFTGQSLNMHGILGVTISAVLTCSEIVGREYLVDKIVKANEE
- a CDS encoding MMPL family transporter, which translates into the protein MDNFFYKTYRVLQKQKILFASIFVLLLFLLGFLASKLQFEEDITKLIPNSEKSDITNKVLQNVKFADKIIVYLEAKNKADVNELTVYASEYIDSIQKQSSEFIKEVQGRIGDDAIDKTLGFINQNLPLFLTDADYEQIEGRLQKDSIDAITKANYKTLISPTGIIAKKTILKDPLGITFLGLKKLEQLKVDDNFEIHNGFLVSKDHKNLLLFIVPELAANETANNTKFVEQLFRIQEALNVKYNKSVSSEYYGSTVIAVANASQIKNDIQFTISIALSVLVLILIFFYRKLLIPIILFIPTIFGALLAVVVLYVVKGQISAISLGIGSVLLGITLDYALHILTHFRNNNDVKQLYKDVAKPILMSSITTAMAFLCLLFLKSEALKELGIFASVSVLSASVFALLLIPHLYRFKTEKRHSKATLIDKVARYKFQHNKVLVFGLLIVFVISLFTYRNVIFDQDISKMNYQTEALKKTEKKLDTLLNMASKSIYVTAYGNSVDEALLANDAIYKDLIDYKLKDSILSFSSVGSLVLSEQLQNQKIQQWRQFWTADKKQFVKENLIESGTAIGFKPTTFNRFYKQLESNFSVISYQDYRQLKSLFLDEFISNDTSFATVVSMVKVRPENVKEVVSTFDQLPQTVVIDRQHINETFLGNLKDDFNKLIGYSLLAVVLILLLFYRSIELTLITIIPIALTWLVTIGVMGLFGIHFNVFNIIISTFIFGLGVDYSIFITNGLLKKHTYGVKELPTYKTSILLSVITTILGVGVLIFAKHPALKSISVVSIIGILSAVLIAFTIQPLLFNFVIGWRTKKGVAPLRLRTFLHAMLLFTFYGLGGMILSLISMTILPIIPVSKKKKMKWLHNTMAKMVTATLYGNPFVKKKVENPHHEKFDKPAIIISNHASFLDTLTIGMTTPNVIYLVNDWVYKSPVFGLLAKVAGFYPVSSGVDGSLEHLKEKIRQGYCLVVFPEARRSFTNKIGRFHKGAFFLAQQLELDILPLYLHGNSEVLPKRDLIIYDGSLTVVVGKRIAYDDPAFGSTDRERTKKIGAFYKQEFQKVRDGIEDADYFKDILFSNYRYKGATLFNAVKNDFKENNMLYQKVSDRLPAKATIVHIANDFGQLDILLVSRFLDRKITSYISDKEKCTIAKNCYTNQHRNVDYLNDFGQILSKKADILVISAKISDISDIKTLLEMKVQNVLLVQNDALLAAFVDKGYQMQYQDQSIIHLVLQYK
- a CDS encoding DUF2062 domain-containing protein → MQNPEKIAQKITDFNCCVLIPTYNNQATLDRVIQGVLYYTNQIIIINDGATDSTKRILTHYPKLTQIHLEKNKGKGNALRLGLHKAEALGFDYAISIDSDGQHYPDDIPLFLEELENSETKDLLLIGARNLNAKGMPRKNSFANKFSNFWYWAETGFTLQDTQSGFRLYPVKEINKIKFLSTKFEFEVEVIVKASWNGIEVKNIPIRVLYDPDERVSHYRPFKDFIRISAMNTWLFTIAIVYIKPRDFYRKFKEKGFKRFFKEDLIGSEDSNIKKSLSIALGTFIGISPFWGFHSILSIVVAAALKLNKVISFAFSNVSFPIFIPFILYGSLKLGGFMLGRRSLDLHQIDENFKIGVYLFQYILGSFALAFIMAVLFGLAGFIYLQIKTGNKKKVKHG
- a CDS encoding 3-hydroxyacyl-ACP dehydratase encodes the protein MLLKNLYTVQSFEFTEGQLVSEIFINKDHDIFNGHFPGNPVMPGVCMIQIIKELTEKALEKKLFMEKSSNIKFMALINPEENNTLVLNLNITEEEGKFKVKNITKMGDTVALKFNGLYREV
- a CDS encoding LolA family protein; this translates as MPKLILILFLCLGTASFAQNAMTAQEITNFKQRVKAVAQKTKTIGSDFDQYKHMEFLSNDIKTSGKMQFKSPNLVKWSYTSPFQYSVIFKEDKLLINDEGKRSDVNIGSNQLFKKLNQLIVKSIRGDMFDAAEFTMNFSKNAEAYIVTFDSKDEELKKYIKQFVLHFDTQKHTVVEVRMIEPSDDYTQIVFKNRKENQVIKDEVFRN
- a CDS encoding polysaccharide deacetylase family protein gives rise to the protein MRWNYHVNALNSNPKTSKKQVAITFDDGPSSEFTPQVLSILKKYNSKASFFCIGNRIEKHPKLVQQIVAEGHVVGNHSYSHSNTFDFFSKNKIVDEIISTNKLIYNLIKVNCKLFRPPFGITNPAIKNAIKQTNLQVVGWNVRSLDTKIKEPKKILNRITKNLKAGDVILLHDSSKRTVVVLEQLLLFLQEHHYETVTVDELFEIEAYA